One window of Lacerta agilis isolate rLacAgi1 chromosome 14, rLacAgi1.pri, whole genome shotgun sequence genomic DNA carries:
- the LOC117057507 gene encoding olfactory receptor 5V1-like, with product MENITVVTEFILTGLSDLPAVRFSLFVAFLLIYLITLVGNGTILLAIGADSHLQNPMYFFLTNLSLLDIFCPTATVPKMLENLLSERNTISFVGCVLQLYFLVALAGTEVFLLAAMAYDRYVAICNPLRYTVIMSKKLCLQMVAGTWVTGFLNSLLHTVMTFTLPYCKLNRVNQYYCDIPPVLALSCASTYAAEMVVLIFGGIFGVGAFMVTLVSYIYIISTILRIRSAEGKRKAFSTCASHLIVVCLFYGTTIFTYARPTSSHHPDQDRMVSMLYGVITPMLNPLIYSLRNKEVKGALKRVIAHKRP from the coding sequence ATGGAGAACATCACCGTGGTGACAGAATTTATCCTAACCGGACTTTCTGATCTCCCAGCTGTCCGCTTCTCCCTCTTTGTTGCCTTTTTGCTCATCTACCTGATCACCTTGGTGGGGAACGGCACCATTCTTCTCGCCATAGGAGCTGACTCTCACCTGCAAaaccccatgtatttcttcctgaCTAACCTTTCCCTGCTGGACATCTTCTGCCCCACAGCTACAGTGCCCAAGATGCTAGAGAACCTCTTGTCAGAGAGAAATACCATTTCCTTTGTTGGCTGCGTGCTGCAACTCTACTTCCTGGTAGCTCTGGCAGGGACAGAGGTCTTCCTCTTGGCTGCCATGGCTTATGACCGCTACGTGGCCATATGCAACCCTCTGCGATACACGGTCATCATGAGCAAGAAGCTGTGTCTTCAGATGGTTGCTGGTACATGGGTCACAGGGTTCCTCAACTCCTTGCTGCACACAGTCATGACCTTTACTCTGCCTTATTGCAAATTGAACAGGGTTAATCAATATTATTGTGACATCCCTCCAGTCTTGGCCTTATCATGTGCTTCTACTTATGCAGCTGAGATGGTTGTACTTATTTTTGGTGGCATCTTTGGTGTGGGGGCTTTTATGGTGACGCTGGTCTCTTACATCTACATCATCTCCACTATCCTTAGGATCCGTTCTGCCGAGGGGAAGCGCAAGGCATTTTCCACCTGTGCCTCCCATCTAATTGTGGTGTGTCTCTTTTATGGGACGACCATCTTCACTTATGCAAGGCCTACCTCCAGCCACCATCCAGATCAGGACAGGATGGTGAGCATGTTGTATGGGGTGATTACCCCCATGTTGAACCCCTTGATCTACAGCCTCAGGAACAAGGAGGTGAAAGGGGCCTTGAAAAGAGTAATTGCTCATAAACGCCCTTAA
- the LOC117057508 gene encoding olfactory receptor 5V1-like translates to MWDFPPPWSLAEMLLESSCWKLQEESSFLNGEIGNGTLVTEFILMGISNLPVVRFSLFAAILLIYLITLVGNGTILLAIGISSQLNSPMYFFLSHLSLLDICFPTATVPKMLENFLLEINTISFVGCVLQLYFLVALVGTEVYLLSAMAYDRYVAICNPLRYTVIMSKKLCLQLAAVTWVTGFLNSLLHTVMTFTLPFCRSNRVNQYYCDIAPVQALSCASTYAAEMLVLVVGGFLGVGAFFVTLVSYIYIISTILRIRSAEGKRKAFSTCASHLIVVLLFYGTMIFTYIRPLNSRHPDRDRMVSMLSGVITSMLNPLIYSLRNKEVKVTLKRAIVHMCLKGECVA, encoded by the exons ATGTGGGACTTTCCACCTCCATGGTCGctggcagaaatgcttctggaaagcagctgctggaaactgcaggag GAAAGCTCCTTTCTGAACGGAGAAATTGGGAACGGCACCCTAGTGACAGAATTCATCTTAATGGGGATTTCTAATCTCCCTGTGGTTCGCTTCTCCCTGTTTGCTGCCATTTTGCTCATCTACCTGATCACGCTGGTAGGAAATGGCACAATTCTTCTTGCCATAGGAATTAGCTCTCAATTGAACagccccatgtatttcttcctcagCCACCTTTCCTTGCTGGACATCTGCTTCCCGACAGCTACAGTGCCAAAGATGCTGGAGAACTTCTTGTTAGAGATCAATACCATTTCCTTTGTTGGCTGTGTGCTACAACTCTACTTCCTGGTGGCACTGGTAGGGACAGAGGTCTACCTCTTGTCTGCCATGGCCTATGACCGCTACGTGGCCATATGCAACCCTCTACGATACACGGTTATCATGAGTAAGAAGCTTTGTCTTCAGCTGGCCGCGGTTACCTGGGTCACAGGGTTCCTCAACTCCTTGCTGCACACAGTCATGACGTTCACTCTACCTTTCTGCAGATCCAATAGAGTCAATCAATACTACTGTGACATTGCACCAGTGCAAGCTTTATCGTGTGCTTCTACTTATGCAGCTGAAATGTTGGTCCTTGTCGTTGGTGGGTTTTTGGGTGTGGGGGCTTTCTTTGTGACACTGGTCTCTTACATCTACATCATCTCCACCATCCTTAGGATCCGTTCTGCTGAGGGGAAACGCAAGGCCTTCTCCACTTGCGCCTCCCATCTAATTGTCGTGCTCCTCTTCTATGGTACCATGATTTTCACTTACATTAGGCCTCTCAACAGCCGCCATCCAGACCGGGACAGGATGGTGAGCATGTTGTCTGGGGTGATTACCTCCATGCTGAATCCCTTGATCTACAGCCTTAGGAATAAGGAAGTAAAGGTGACCTTGAAGAGGGCGATAGTTCATATGTGCTTAAAGGGGGAATGTGTGGCTTAG